The genomic DNA TAACTTTTCAGTACTGACTATCCCTTTTTGCCTTTCTTCATAAAATCTCGTTTCAAATAGAAAGCGTGCATGTATATTCATGAAAAAAGAAACTGATCGCTGAACTTTATCTTCAAGCAAGGCAATTTTCTGTTCTTTATTTGTTGCGCTTTTTACTGAAGCATCAGAAACAATCATCTCAGCAAATGTTGAAGCCGTCTCAGCAACATTCATTGCATAATCTCGATTTAAAACGTGTAAATCTCTCATCGCATAAGTATGGAACCCATGCCCAAGCTCATGAGCTAACGTTGAAACGTTTGAGAGTGTTCCAGAATAGGTCATAAAAATACGGGACTGTCCACTCTCTGGAAAATAAGTATGGAAACCGCCAGGGGCTTTTCCAGGACGATCTTCCGCTTCAATCCATTTATCCTCAAACGCCTGTTTTGTAAACTTTGTTAACTCAGAACCAAATTTTGAAAAGTGTTCTAAAATAAATTCAGCCCCTTGTTGAAAGGACAATTTTTCTTTTTGACTATTAAGAGGTGCTTCAATATCATACCAGCTAAGCTTTTCTAAACCTAGAAGTTTCGCCTTCCTAGTTAAAAAGTTTACAAGCGATTGTTTATTTTCAGATACAACAGTCCACATCGTTTCAAGTGTATCTTTTTCCATTCGATTATAGTTTAATGGCTCTTTAAGTACATCATTCCAACCGCGGCTTTTATATACGTTCAAACGAAAGCCAGCAAGATGATTCAATGTTTTCGTTAAGTAATCTATTTTTTCTCCCCAAGCCCTTTCCCATTCTTTAAATACCTTTTGACGAATGGTACGATCTGAATTCGAAAAATAGTTTGCAGCCTGACCAACAGATAACAACTTTTCTTCCCCGTCTTCTTTTAGCTTGATTTTTATCGAGCTTACAATAAGATCGTACATTTGTCCCCAGCTGTGGTAACCATCAATACTAAGGGCATTAATTAACGACTCCTCTTCCTGTGAAAGCTTTTCGAAGGCACGAGTACGGCGTTCTGATAAAATGAAGGAAATATCTTTTAACGGCTCGTGTTCGAGAACTAATTCCCATACATCCTGATCGATTTTTCTGAGCTTATGATCAAAAATTGTCAACCCCGTTTGAAAAGCTGCACTTATTTCAGTATGATTGGCACGCAGCTCTGCTACTTTTTTGTCTGTCGTATCTTGCGCTTGAAGACAACTTATAAACGCACCTTCTTGACGAATCCGTTTTGCTATTATTTGAAGATCCTCTATGAACAATGTTAACTTTTGATGATCTTTAACTGTATTTGAAGGAAGCCATTCCTCAACTAAGTTAGTAAAATCGCTTACTTTCTTTAATGTCTCTTTTAGATGGGCAGCAAACTCCGACGAAGAACTCCCACCTTTAAAAAAAATATCTAAGTCCCAAACGGTTGAATAGTTATTTTCTATCAATCATTTCTCCTCCTTTTTTATCACATATTTTCATTGTAAAATAGTTTCTTAACATTTTCTATTCATTCAAACGAATAATTTCCAATTGTGAAAGTTTCATTTTCTATAAAGCCAGTGAGTCCGTAATTAAAGAATGACTGTAGCACATTTTTAATAAATAGGCTTTAACGATAAAAAAATGTGAAAAAACTATTTATTCTCTGTCGTTTTATCAAACTTTTGTTGTACAATATCAATATTGAGTTTGAAAAGGAAATATTGGTAAGGAGTGAGATAAAATGAAGAAACTCTTACTTATCGACGATGAAGTGAGGATGCTCGATCTCCTCTCATTATATTTAACGCCCTATGGTTATCACTGTATTAAAAAATCATCAGCTTTAGAAGCAATTTCTTACTTACATGACCAGCATGTGGATTTAGTATTACTAGACGTAATGATGCCTGAAATGAACGGCTGGGAAGCATGCATTGAAATTCGGCAATTTTCTGATGTACCGATTATTATATTGACTGCAAGAAGTGAAAAAGTCGATGTTGTAAAAGGATTAAAAATAGGAGCGGATGATTATGTAGCAAAACCCTTTGACGAAGATGAACTTTTAGCGAGAATTGATGCGGTTTTACGCCGTAAAAAACAAAGCGATAAAATAATTCATTTTAACGGCTTAAACTTAAATGAAGAAGCTTTTGAACTTCACTATAACGATCAATTAATCCTATTAACACCAAAAGAATTTGCGCTAATTAGCTTGTTCTTAAAAAACGAAAATAAAGTATTTACGCGTGAACATCTCCTTTCTTCTATATGGGGTTATGCTGTTAATACTGAAGACAGAACTGTTGATTCTCACCTACGGAACTTACGGGAAAAACTACGTAAATCTGGGTTTCCAATTGAACGACATTTAACAACTGTATGGGGAATTGGATATAAATGGGTTACCGATAAATAACTCTGCTTTTACAAATTCTTATGTGTAGCTAACTGTAAAATTTGAAAGAACGAATAATTTAATATTCAATGAAAGCATTCTTTCATTGTAGCTGTTATATAATATTGAAAATGGAGGTAAATGATGAATTTAAATAAAAAATTTCTGTTCATATTATTTTTAATAACTACTACATCGTTTACAGCAGGCTGCTCAATAGAAAACAAAACAAATAAAACATTTACAATTGAAAAAGCACGTACGAAAACAATTGATCATATACATGGAATTGGGTATTCTGGTGACGGTGATAGTCTAATTATCGCTTCTCCTAAAGGAATTAAAATTTTTACAGAAGGGCATTGGCTGGAAACAAATCAATATTTTCACGATTATATGGGATTTCAAACTACAAAGGAGGGTTTTTATGCAAGCGGGCATCCAGAAGAAGGCTCATCTTTAAGAAATCCTCTAGGACTTGTGAAAAGTACAGATTTAGGAAAATCTCTTCAAACACTTGCCTTTTATGGAGAAAGTGATCTTCATTTTATAGCAACAAGCTTTTATGATAAGACAATATATATTTTGAATGAAGAGCCAAACTCAAAACTTAATACTGGTGTATACTATACCGAAAATGATGGGCGTTACTGGAAGAAATGTGAATTTAATGGATTTAACTCAAATACATTTGGAATGATGGCTGTTCACCCATCAATAGGATCAACAGTGGCAATTGCCACGAAAAATGGAATTTATTTTTCAATAGACAATGGTAATACATTTAAACAGTTATTTGATTCAACTATGGTTACTGCGATAGCTTTCTCCGAAACAAAACTGTACTTCTCCACAGTTGAAAATAATAAAATTTACTTAAAAAGCTATGATTTAAAAACAAAAAAAATAGACGATATAAGTATACCCTCCCTTAATGATGAAAACCCGATCACTTATATTGCTGTTAATGTAAGTAACCCAGAACAAATTGCTTTTTCAACTTACAATCATGATGTGTATGAAACAAATGATTTCAAGAAAAATTGGAATAAACTAATCGAAAACGGTCGATTAAAGTAGGCTTAAACCCTATTCTAAGATTGTAGACAAAATCAATATTTGAAAACGCTTCAGTCGAGGCATTGAGCAAACGAGGGAAAGCGAATATAACAATCGTTCATAAGTTGGTTTGTCAAAGTCCACAGAGTAGTTTTTAAATCCTACTTTTTTTATTTTAGGCACAAGTTAAAACTTCCACTGAATAATATGTCTCTTTTAGAACAGTAGTGACAAACCATTTCGTTAAAAGTAATAGTATAACCTCTTCATGGTTATGATGATAAACAATAGTTCCTTTAGGAGGATTTTAATGATGAAAAGATTAGTTATTTTAATCATTCATACAATGCTAATACTACTTTTTTTGTGTGCATGCACAACCAATGACAATCAATATAAAAGTGAACAAGCACTTCATTCAAAACTAAAAAAGACATTTACGGAACCACCTAAAAAAATAAATCCTAATGCTACATCTTACTTATA from Bacillus aquiflavi includes the following:
- a CDS encoding M3 family oligoendopeptidase, producing MIENNYSTVWDLDIFFKGGSSSSEFAAHLKETLKKVSDFTNLVEEWLPSNTVKDHQKLTLFIEDLQIIAKRIRQEGAFISCLQAQDTTDKKVAELRANHTEISAAFQTGLTIFDHKLRKIDQDVWELVLEHEPLKDISFILSERRTRAFEKLSQEEESLINALSIDGYHSWGQMYDLIVSSIKIKLKEDGEEKLLSVGQAANYFSNSDRTIRQKVFKEWERAWGEKIDYLTKTLNHLAGFRLNVYKSRGWNDVLKEPLNYNRMEKDTLETMWTVVSENKQSLVNFLTRKAKLLGLEKLSWYDIEAPLNSQKEKLSFQQGAEFILEHFSKFGSELTKFTKQAFEDKWIEAEDRPGKAPGGFHTYFPESGQSRIFMTYSGTLSNVSTLAHELGHGFHTYAMRDLHVLNRDYAMNVAETASTFAEMIVSDASVKSATNKEQKIALLEDKVQRSVSFFMNIHARFLFETRFYEERQKGIVSTEKLNELMLAAQQEAYCGALEEYHPLFWASKLHFYITRVPFYNFPYTFGYLFSLGIYAKALEEGKGFENQYIALLKDTASMTVEELAMKHLNEDLTKRDFWERAVKLCVADIEEFLALTE
- a CDS encoding response regulator transcription factor, yielding MKKLLLIDDEVRMLDLLSLYLTPYGYHCIKKSSALEAISYLHDQHVDLVLLDVMMPEMNGWEACIEIRQFSDVPIIILTARSEKVDVVKGLKIGADDYVAKPFDEDELLARIDAVLRRKKQSDKIIHFNGLNLNEEAFELHYNDQLILLTPKEFALISLFLKNENKVFTREHLLSSIWGYAVNTEDRTVDSHLRNLREKLRKSGFPIERHLTTVWGIGYKWVTDK
- a CDS encoding F510_1955 family glycosylhydrolase, with translation MNLNKKFLFILFLITTTSFTAGCSIENKTNKTFTIEKARTKTIDHIHGIGYSGDGDSLIIASPKGIKIFTEGHWLETNQYFHDYMGFQTTKEGFYASGHPEEGSSLRNPLGLVKSTDLGKSLQTLAFYGESDLHFIATSFYDKTIYILNEEPNSKLNTGVYYTENDGRYWKKCEFNGFNSNTFGMMAVHPSIGSTVAIATKNGIYFSIDNGNTFKQLFDSTMVTAIAFSETKLYFSTVENNKIYLKSYDLKTKKIDDISIPSLNDENPITYIAVNVSNPEQIAFSTYNHDVYETNDFKKNWNKLIENGRLK